The following coding sequences are from one Dreissena polymorpha isolate Duluth1 chromosome 8, UMN_Dpol_1.0, whole genome shotgun sequence window:
- the LOC127840538 gene encoding protein deadpan-like — MKQAESEDSSYLRKIRKPLVEKQRRERMNHSIDQLKRLIADTIREQADILDLTVLHLQQLQQRHRSVSMATESVAYTSGFQACAREIRKPLVEKERRERMNHSIDQLKRLITDTIREQTSSMTRVDKEDILDLTVLHPEHLQQRHCSVSKTTESTAYLSGFQACANEVMTYLTAQKSTDLKKISALNDHLQMALNVPQRCVRNQIPGEHNMSTPVRANDVSKMSLYALNTPGLSPITNPNVLPRG, encoded by the exons ATGAAACAAGCTGAGTCGGAGGACTCCAGCTATTTGAGAAAG ATCCGAAAGCCGCTGGTGGAGAAGCAGCGACGGGAGCGCATGAACCACAGCATCGACCAACTGAAGCGGCTCATAGCGGACACCATTAGAGAACAG GCTGACATTCTGGACCTCACAGTGCTTCACCTTCAGCAGCTTCAACAACGCCACCGCTCAGTTTCCATGGCAACAGAGTCGGTCGCCTACACATCCGGGTTCCAAGCTTGTGCAAGGGAG ATCCGGAAGCCGCTGGTGGAGAAGGAGCGACGGGAGCGCATGAACCACAGCATCGACCAACTGAAGCGGCTCATAACGGACACCATCAGAGAACAG ACTTCTTCCATGACGCGTGTAGACAAGGAAGACATTCTAGACCTCACAGTGCTACACCCTGAGCACCTACAACAGCGCCACTGTTCAGTATCCAAGACAACCGAGTCGACAGCCTATTTATCCGGTTTCCAGGCTTGTGCAAATGAAGTTATGACGTACCTAACCGCTCAGAAATCGACAGACTTGAAGAAGATCAGCGCACTGAATGATCATTTACAAATGGCGCTGAATGTTCCTCAAAGATGTGTCAGAAATCAAATTCCTGGGGAACATAACATGTCTACACCTGTGAGGGCGAATGACGTGAGCAAAATGTCGTTATACGCGCTGAACACTCCTGGACTTTCACCAATTACCAATCCTAACGTGCTTCCTAGAGG CTGA